Part of the Pieris napi chromosome 23, ilPieNapi1.2, whole genome shotgun sequence genome is shown below.
taaataactataataatgcAGTGGTTTGGGGGGAAAGAACACATGaacaaatattaatgtatCAGAGAGAATGTCATGACAGGTTGAGACAAATTGACTTTCCTCCTGAATTTCGTTATTGTAGTGATAAGCTATGTAGTAATCTTAGTCAtagaaaagtaattaataagcTATATGACAATATTATTCTGGCCCTTTCGGCATCTTCTGTTAAAACTTGTAAGTCagtacaaaaaaagaaaaaaccgATTGTAGGTTGGAATAAGCATGTACAAGGGCATCACAGAGAGGCCAGGCAAAAATTTGGCCTATGGTTAGAGCACGGTAAGCCTTTACAAGGAAAGTTATATGAAGAAATGATTTTGagtcgtaaaatttttaagtcACGCTTGAGATGGTGCCAAAATAACGAAGACCAAATAAAAATGGATATTTTGGCTGCTCATCACGCTAAGAATGATTTTCTGTCTTTTTGGAAATGTACTAATAGATTAAAAGATAAGTCGGGCCTCCCTGTGAGTGTCAACGGAGTGTGTGAGCCCAAGGAAATTGGTGATCTATTTGCTAATTACTTTACAGTTAAATCGCCGATTGGGCCCTCACAGTCGAGGCTAGATGCTGTGACCCAGTGTAAAGGTGGCATAAGTTTGAAACCTTCTATTAAAGAAATAGATAGCACTATAAAGTCTATGGTTAGAGGTAAGTCACCGGGGCACGACGGTCTCAGCATCGAGCATCTAAAGTTTGCAGGCCCACACTTGCCTCGtgttctatttcttctatttaaTGCTTGCATAGCGCATAGTTACATGCCTAGAGATATGATAAGTAGTATTGTAGTTCCAATAGTTAAAAATAGGACAGGCGATCTCGCCGATATTCATAACTACAGGCCTATATCTCTGGCAACCATTATATCAAAAGTGTTTGATGGTGTGCTTAACACtcaattaagtaaatatataaagccaCACGATAACCAATTTGGTTTTAAATCTGGGCTGTCCACAGATGGTGCTATTTTGAGTCTTAAGCATACTATTAACTATTATGTTAAACGTAAGACGCCTGTCTTCGCATGTTTTTTGGATTTGTCCAGGGCATTTGACCTTGTTTCCTATGATCTGCTTTGgaaaaaacttgaaaaaaTCCATTTACCACAGGATAccataaatattcttaaatattggtaCAAAAGTCAGGTCAATAGTGTGCGTTGGGAGGGTGTCCTGTCAGATCCGTATAGGATGGAGTGTGGGTTGAGGCAAGGTGGGTTGACTTCTCCCATACTTTTTAACTTGTATGTAAATGAGCTGATAGAGGAGTTAACCGGCACCAGAATTGGCTGTAACGTAGATGGCGTTAACCTTAACAATTTAAGCTATGCTGATGACATGGTGCTGCTTAGCGCTTCTGTCTGcgggttaagaaaattattagcTATTTGTGAAAAATATGCTGCATCCCATGGTCTTATCTATAATGCCAAGAAAAGCCAAGTGATGGTGTTTGAGTCAGGGAGGAGGAGACTACAAAATGTGCCGACGGTTACTATTAACAACTGTGTTTTACAGCGAGTTAGTAAGTTTAAATACCTTGGGCACGTCCTACTCCCCGACCTCAAAGATAATGGCGATATAGAGAGAGAACGAAGAGCGTTGTCGGTGAGAGCAAATATGCTGGCTCGTAGGTTTGTACGTTGTTCTCATGACGTAAAAGTCACATTATTCAGAGCATATTGCACTAACTTCTACACGTGCAGCTTATGGGCCAGTTTTACTCGACAAACATACAACTCGCTTCGGGTGCAGTATAATAACGCATTTAGGATGTTGCTGGGGCTGCCTCGCTTCTGCAGTGCATCAAGAATGTTTGCAGAGGCGCGGGTGGATTGCTTTTTCGCCACTATGCGAAAGCGGTGCGCTTCTTTGGTGCGCCGGGTGCGGGGCAGCTCCAGCAACATCTTACGGATGATAGTCGAAAGAATGGAGTGCCCCTATTTACGACACTGCTCCGACATCTCCGCAGGGCTTTGTACgtgatagtttttatttaactactttttccttatttttactaattctctAACATAGATCTTAAGAAACTATTGTTACTAACTCACTAATCAATCAATGGACTGTATTTgtctgattaataaaaaattattattattattattattatttttgggaCGTTCTAAAGAGACGATGAACATTAGTGAGGAACAAAACATCAGGGAGCGTAAAAGAGTAATCGCAGAAGAATGGGACGCGTTCCTCAAAATGTTATAGCAAACCAGATTCAAGCTGTGGTTTTGCCACGAGGAAGTCGCACTCCTTACTAGTCTTTTGcatttgtaactttatttcatttaaaaaagtaaaaaatcttgTCTTTATGGCCGACCATTTGCCGCGTACGTAGCCGGGTACGtcggttttaaataattcatcaaaaGTAATCAAAATTTTTTAGAATTCAATAAATACACAGACCACGTCGTACACTTaaatttaatctaattaactgacaattaatataacactTCTCCTCGCAGGAAAGAGATCATTCCCGTGAGCCTCAAACAGATGGAGATAGATCCGACCGATTTCTTCCCTTCGGAGCTCTCGTTTCCCAAACGACCGCCGTGGGACTTCGACATGACTCCCGCCCATCTCGACGCCCAGGAGCAGAGGTACTTCAGAGTAAGTCGCGATCGCCGTTTTCGTGATAATCCcgaaaacttgaataaaatatttataatataatattccaGGAATACGTAAGCGGCATCCAGTCGTCTCCCCTCTGGAAGGAAATGTCTTACTTCGAGCTGAACCTGGAGACTTGGCGGCAGCTGTGGCGCGTCTTGGAGATGTGCGACGTTCTCTTGCTCATCGTCGACGTCAGATTTGCGGTTggttaataattgttaagagaACATTGGACGCTCCCACCGCCCGAAGGCCGAAGGCGGAAGAAAGCGTTTGCCCTTTCTTCTATATTCTTAAGTAAAAATCTTTCAGGGCATGATGTTTCCGCCGTCTCTATACGAATTCATAGTGAAGGAAGAGAAGAAGGATATGATCCTGGTCCTGAACAAAATAGATTTGGTGCCTCCGGTGGTGGTGGCCGCCTGGAAGCGTTTCCTCACCGCCGCTTATCCCGGATTACGAGTCGTCTATTTCACTTCGTGTCCCGGGTACAACCTCGTCGGAGCCAGCGCGGATAAAGCAGGTGCGGAGGGAAGGAAAATAGTAGTCGGAACTTTCTTTCATTCTAATTGCTTTGCTTCATTTTACTAACTAAAGAATACGGTAACTCAAATACGACTCCCGGACTTCGGCAGGTCTCCTGGTGCGCAGACGCAAAGGGCGGCAACGCATGTGCGCAGAGGGCGCCACGCAGATTTTGGAGGCTTGCAAGGATATCGTCCAGGGAGCGGTGGATCTCTCCTCTTGGGAAAAGAAGATAAAGGAAGAGACCGATTTAGAGTTCGAAGAGGACGAGACCGAAGTCGGTGAGATAATTTTTTCCGTGTAAATAGCGACCGTTTCCAATCGTGGCGAGGGCGCGGAGTGAACGACTAATGGTCCGCAGGCGAGAGCATCGTGCAGAAGGCGGACGCGTCGTTCTTCCGGCACGAGAGGTTCAAGGGCGGGGTGCTGACGCTGGGCTGCGTGGGCCAGCCCAACGTGGGCAAGTCCTCCCTCATGAACGCCATCATGGGCAAGAAGGTCGTCAGCGTGTCGCGCACTCCGGGTCACACCAAACACTTCCAGACCATCTTCCTCACGCCGCAGGTGACTCTCTTTTCGATGGTTGTACTCGTTTCTTCTTATTACAGAATAAATCGACAACTCACATTCGCAGATCCGTCTGTGCGACTGTCCCGGCCTAGTGTTCCCGTCGAAGGTTCCCCGGTCCATACAAATCCTGATGGGCTCGTATCCCATCGCCCAGCTGCGGGAGCCTTACACCACTATCAGGTGACCGGCGGAGTCTCATCCGCGTCTGAAATAAAAGTACGGCTATCGTGATAGACCCGGTCGCTTCCAGATACCTCGCCGAGCGGCTGGATCTGCCTCGTCTGCTGCGCATCGAGCACCCGGAGAACGACGACTCCTGGTCCCCGAGAGACGTCTGCGACGGATGGGCCAAGAAGAGAGGCTACCTCACCGCCAAGGCTGCCAGGTCTGGCTCCCCGCTTCCTCTCGATTTAGGATGCTGTAATTATGACTCTTTTACGAATAACAATTCGTCCTCAGACTGGACACGTACCGAGCGGCCAACGCCCTCCTCCGAATGGCCTTGGACGGGAAGATATGTCTCTGGCTGCCGCCTCCCGGCTTCACCGACGATAGAGGTAGCgttgtgtatattatatatatattatatatgtatatgtaaagaaataattatgtttcttaaattagattattcattatctattttgtttttacaaatttttgtttgttagtctGTGGAAAAGACTAGTTTTGTTTGTCTATGCATGtgtcattttttatttgaatacgAAGTGTTTCTTATGAGTACATTTTTAACTGATTGTAAAAGAAATAGGATAAAAGTGATTTGCAACTGAAATAGCAAACTCTAAATGTTGTTTTGAAAGTGATTGTGCTTTTTCAGAAAAGTTAGAGAGCTGCGAAgaaatgaaatacataaaGTGGGTCCAAGCGTTGAGCGGCGACGTTGTCGCGGAGTCCTTGTCGGACAGCGAAACGGAGAAGCAGAGCGAGAGCGGCGGCGAGGAGGAGAGCGAGAGTGAGTCGGGGGAGGAGACCACGAGTATCGCCAATAAGTTCGCGGCTCTGGCCAACGAGTGATTTCAATTACGAAAACGATTTTTAAAGTCGGTAAAGTAAAAATGAGCTCCTCAATTGAAATTGTAATTGTGATATTGTTTCACCGACATTAAATGTGAAGTGagtttgtatgttttatattaattacgatGCGATGATATTGAATAAACCTTTTAtactatttgtaatattataaacacgaATTATTTTAAGTCAGTAACTGAAGTGATTTGTTTTGAAATGTCATACATTTGAAgctactttttaaaattgtttaagacTGCTTTCTTTGCTTACTGTATCCTTTCGCCACTTACACGTAAAATAtttcacaatttttatattaaatgcagctaattattgaaatttcttgttttatttaatcctAAAAGCTTAGTGTGAGCTTATGTCGAGGCTCGTAGCCTTAACAACCTTTTAACTTCACTTACGTTCATAGTAATGAGAACGTGGTCCCAATTGTATACGTCTTTGTTTGTTAGCGAAGTCTTAACAATAATCTGATATAACAAAAAGTTTGGCCTTAAAGTTATGTCAACAATGTAGCTGGACTTTAGTTTTTCACCCCGATTCCTTTAGCCTCAGTACAAATGAAGTTGTCTTCACCATATAATAGTAGCTGGCCTGTCAGTACAGTGTAATGTGTATATTTGGAATTGCCAGGAACATCCGACGCTATATTACTCTTGATATTCATCGTTGAacattttgtatgtatgtttgtggTAGAATTTTTATCCTTTTGGTTTCAACAATTGTAGCAAAGTTTCAAGGCGGTGGGATTATCTTAGACCTATCGGGCAGGCTCTCTGATAGCAGGCGATAATTAAGGGCAAGCAATAATTAGACAGAGCAACATTCAAATCTGATTTTACAAAACAACatcttaaatactaattacaccAGCACTTattcacacacacataaaataattctcgTGAGCTGCTGACGTATCGCGGACCTTCAGCTGTTCAAATTTGGAGCCACGTGAGCCACGTCAGCAGTCGGTCAATGTTCTAGTGAAATCTGAACATAGCCCAAATATCAAACATTGTTCAGATTGAACCGACCAACCGACCGATTGAAAAGACAACTGTTCTTAATTTTGCTCActggaattattattattaatgtcagAATATGTAAAGGTAGTATTTAAggtgtaaattatatataataaatcagttttgaatattatttttatgcattTGCATGCTCTCAAAGTGGCGTTTGAGTTTGACTCCTTTGAGTCCTCTTGTGGTGACCTTGAAAATGGTTAGCGTGTAATTTTAACCCTGTGGGTCGAATCCTCAATGCGCTAAGGGAGTCATGTCAAGGATGTCaataaaatcattcaaatttgGTTCTCGACTAATCTTAACGCAAGACCCGCAAAGGGTTGTTATTACCTGAACATAGATGGCGCGCTGAGCTATTTGTTTGATTGACCTTTAAGGCTAGTAATCATGGAAACATCAAATAGGTAAAGATGATTATCGTGAGGACCCTTGGATATTGAAATACGTAAAGCGAGGCCTTACGTACGTTACGTAATCCGTGAAGATTGGGAATTTACAACTAATTAACCCTCACCTGCCTTAAGCCAAGCAATTAGGACCTCGatgtcattttattttacgacGGGTCCAATGGAAGGGTtcaatttagatttaaatgtACTTTAGGTTAGGGTTAAACTTCCATATACGTATGGGCACggattctatatatataatctctTCAAGAAATGTTGTTCAGTGTAAGgttattacaaaaacataaactttctaaaaatttcaatatttttataaacgtgctcacatgttttttttgaaaccttatgttaaaaaaatatttcgctttatttactataccaaagataaaataatatcttcgATACTAAGTCAATAATGACGAGGTAACACATTCGGAATGGGGACAGGTTAAAGTTAAGATGAAAAGTCTGTTTTAGTAACTAACTTTTAGTCAGGCCTCAGGAGCAATGCACGGaacactattaaaaaaaatcagtggcgctacaacctctttaggtcttggcctcagatttttgaatctgtttcatgatcatttttaaatttaacccagATCaccaagtaggtgatcagcctccagtgcctgacacacgccgtcgactttttgggtctaacacatgtcggtttcctcacgatgttttccttcaccgttcgagcaaatgttaaatgcgcacatagaaagaaagtcttgttgcacagctggggatcgaacctacgacctcaggtatgagactcgcacgctgaaaccactaggccaacactgctctggaACACAATTTATCGTTAGGATATTTCTCATACCAATCGCCAACTAATTGGATGGAATTAGTTCAAATCTTTGTTCAATGTGCTTCGGCCATATACGCTTAACTTTTGTTCTTCAATCTAAGAATTGTTTCCAAATTGGCAGCGGTGCTTTTTGTGTTGCTCGTTGGGTTTCACTTTACTATGTGATTTAAATGCGATGAAAAAGCAACTTGGCTCTTGTAAGTCCTGCACTAATCAAAAGCCTAATGCCTATTTATTTGCCTtactttaaaattcaaataggTTACCGTCTGCCACATACGCCGCACGTATGGACTGAAGAGAGAATTTTATTGTTGAAATGAAAATTACACGTGCATGTGAGAgtatactattaaaataaaaaaataaaaataaaatatgtttattatggaacataagatacatgtatcacttattccacgtcattaaatttgaaggcatccctactcatcggcaaagaagacagagggtgtaggccgagagaaaaagccggcgtaaaaaactctcggtaatcttttaaaacatattatataatgtgtACCTGTCTCTCGCCGTAGTTCTTCAACAAATTTGATAttctcataaaaaaataaattgcaagTCAATGCTAAATGAATACAATcttgctttattattatggtaTTTACAACGATAAAAAGTTTGTATATagattaaataacataatataggGAAGTAAAATAGTCCTAGAATGATTATCATCATTtggcatttaatttaattgtatgccATTCTGTTTATAAGTTCGCTATTGCAATATGTACGAGTATGTATGAAATAACTGCCCGCTGGTATCTATCATAATGTAAGCTAAAGCGGGTTGATATCGAAAGCTTCTGCTAAACTTTAGAGCTGTGTTTGACGGTTTGATATACGGGTCCCATTGTGATTACAGGAGTGAGATAGGGGATCGGTTTCCATATCTTACCTTTGATGATTCAATAGTAGAAGATAATGCGTACATGTTATATTCGTATCGTAGAGTGTCAAGGAAGGCATTGCtccttttttttagttaaatatattcagTCCACTTTCATATACCACTGTAGTTTTTATTAgactatgaatttttttttgtttgtagtaaaatatgtaagaaaaatgcTTTTCTAAGCTGCATCTTGGAAAATACTTTTGTAGAAACAAActgaaaattctttaaaaatttattcaaaaacaagtaaaaataagttttcatAACTGATATAGGTAACAAATATCTCTCATGTAGGTAAATAGTTGTACCTTACTTTATTTACTCCGCTAAGTCTGCCAACTAGAAATCACTGTCTTATCTTTGAAGATAGAGCTCAGATGAAACACGTTATTCTCttgaaaatagtttatatttttgttacaagAACTCAATTGCCGttgtagtaaatttttcggTCAAGAATATTCTTTCAATAGAAAATTAGTTACTTGAATTGAAATTGTTTCTCAAAAATCTTCGCATTGAAGACAATGACGTGATTTGAAAAAGGGGATGGAAGTTAAAACAATTGATTCGTTAGCGCAATGTTGATTTTACGCGGCGACGAGCTGTTCAGAATAATAAGTACGTTTTTATCAACGATTATCAATTACTTCTAAACCACAGCTAATGCTGacaattttaatcaaaaacagGTATTCAAATGAATaccacaaattaaaatattatgaatgaaGTTTATACTTACAAAAAACGTCCAAAGATACACCCTTGAACTTTTACGTTTAAGTCAGTATTTAGGATAAGATGacaatttaacaatttaaatgcaACGAtacatgaaattaattataaaacaacaatGTTTCGAATCCTATATCGTCATCACCAATCATGTACATACCGTAATCCATGtcctaaatatgtatattttctgTAGCTGCGTACACAGCTCAAAGCTCGTCATGCTCTCTAAAATGTCAATGCTTGTGGTGGCATCCATGCGACGGGTTGTCCTTTTCCCCGCTCTCTGCCATGCGTCGTGTttgtgaacgggtgctacttagTCACTAGTCGTACTTGAACTTGATCGACTATATGCTTCTATTTTGTCCGCTGATGCTAAGCAGttgttactttattattataacattttgtttcaATGTCAAGTGAAGCATGGTGTATGCAATTACAATATCCttgtaaactaaaaacttggcgattaaaaagcaattatttttcacctgagtttcttgccagttcttctagCCGGCTCTATGCCCTTAATTTtggaactggtagtaaatgtgttttttttatattgactaTATAGTGCACATAGTTGCATATTATGCtgcgaataataaataaaagtcagTTATTGACTTTTTATTGCTAACCAACCTTATAGATGTTACGGTGTGAGCATTCTCTTTGGTTCGTAGGCATAACTTGTAAATGTTCGGCCATCTTGATAAGTCTAGACTAGAGTTagacaatgcaataatttataataaaccagGCGTGGCCTCGACACTCCTTTGGACACGCCCAATCACCCGCCTACGAAATCAGTCAGTTCACTTCTGATAACTGCTACGACGCTACGTTTCTCGGCTACGAAATTATTTTGACTTACAATggttcataaatattaaaaaacgtcAGACATTTTGATGATTATTCATCGAGACTCAAAAGATTTTGTTTGTGATTGATTTTTaactgattaatttatatttattaaattgttttcgtCGTTGTTTACATTGTTGTTTACAAACAATTGCGTACGGTCAGTGACTTGGTGCGACCTTGAGACTCGTGTAAATAGTGTAGTGATTAGTGACTTTCTTTGATAAGAAACATAAATCTCATTACTAGTATtgaattaaacattataacaCACCTATCTTTGAATAGAAAACTTAGACACAAGGTAATCTTTgttaatgatataataattattgccaCGTGacttttttgcaaaatattggtggaattgttttaaaatattctcaaatgaaataaaaattcaaatttcaaccCATTGAGCAAATTTCGGAACCCTTCAAAATGCAGTAGTAAACGACAGTAAAGTAATAACTACAGACTCTTCAATGGTATTTATGCAAATAAAACTAGAAGATAATCGTTAATtcataactttaaataatttaaaacaaacattaagTAAGGTGTACTGCTTTTAAAAGAGGGaatcaaatcaatcaaattGGATTCTAGAGGTTCCAGTTACCCCCATCGGGGGGAGACAAAGAAAGGACCAAAAACACTACTCGTCCACCCGTTTGAGCAGAAACAGACCAGTAAAAAATACCTGCTAGCGACACCTACGGACTTAAAACGAAAACCTCTCTTGGAGCTGCCAAAAGATTCGAAGAAACCAAAGCTCTACCAAGAAACAGACGATGATGTAATTGAAATGAAAACATCAGAAACTCAAAGTGAGGAAAGTGTACCAAAGTGTCAGCCGTGTCACCACTGCTGTTGTAAAAGTGAAGTGGCTGAGGTAAAGTGCAAGTGTGAGACTGTAAAGGTGATCTTCGCGCCAGCGATGATGCCTTCGCTGTACAACCCGATGCCAGGAATGCCGTATATTCTAAAACAGCCCGTCAAAATTTGTGATAAGGTATGTAAAGTGTTTATCTGTATTTTAACTAACCGAGTTACACATATTTCTCATAATGAGAATAATTGGGGCAAATACCAAATTTGATAACAAAAATTGACATCCAGtgaaagtaattattaattaagcgTCATATGACAGGGTCTTCGTTATCACAACACATTAAAAGAGCCATACTGCGAGTACAAAATGTTAATGCCCCGTTGGCAAATTTTGAAACGGCATTGCGATGTGCGGTATCGTGAATTAGATTAGCTCTACAGTAAGCTTAAAAGTGGTCATCCTGGCCATAACCAGCATGACTACGTGATTAGCGTAATTCAAAGCCAAAGTTAttcaatgtaaattaaatctgCTTTTACTAACACTTTTAATTTGTGGCTAAAGTGTAATTTCTATTactcgttttattttttaaactcgtGTTTGTTGAGGTATCACATGTTtccttgtttaaattttatttaatttttttaaacttagcgAAAGTcaaatgtgttttataattgattaaattaagttatacCTAAAACTTtgggtttattatttttactaaaaataatgacCAAATTTCTATATGTTTTCACTTATGAATATTAAGTAAACTATAGAAACAGGCCTACTATTTCTATAGTTAAAGGTATTTTAACACGTCAATCTCCTCGAAAGCCTATTCTTATCCGACTTTGAGCTGCAACCACTTATCCGCACATCCGGATCTAACCCGCCAATAAATTCTTCAAGTGTCTTACAGTCTTAGGCTTTTCTTTAGTTTAATATCTCGATTGTTTTGTGTGATTAAAAACACATTAAgccacattttaattttaaaaatcttgtaTAACTAGTCTGGCCACAAatactgttacataaaaacttttcttttttcaacttttttattattttgaatttggaacacgtATATTATCTTAAAAACTTCTTTCGATTTTGCACCATTTCACATATTTTATCGTGTTCATTATCAAATTACAACATAGAATGGGGAGTTAAAGAAAATAGGATTGCAGTGATCGCCTTGCACGAAGTGGGTATGGAACCGACGCGTCGTTTATATTCCGCATATATATACTTCAAAAGCTTGGTATCAGCCGTATGTTCGTATATCGTACTATCAACAGATACAATAACACCTCTTAAAGACCAGAAAAGATAGGAGCGGCCGCGTGCTGTTAGAACTACAAATGCTGTTAGTGCTATTAAAGCCAGAATTCGTTGAAACCCCATTAGGAAGCAAACAATCTTATCGCGAGAATTGAAGATTCCAGCTAGGACTCTGTCGCGTATTATAAAACAAGACCTAAAGCTCGGCGCTTATCGTTGATTACAGAACATACCCTAAACCAATCTCTACAATTATCGATCAAAACGCCTTTGTCGCGATACGCAGGTGAAAAGCACAGAAATATACTCTTTACCgatgaaataattttcacGATTTAAGAACACCACAATAAGCTAAATGATAATGTGGTCATCATCCTGCGTCAGTGATGGTTTGGTGGGGCGTGTCTTATCAAGGATAGAGGAttgtaataaaagtaataacaatttgtttattatgttaaatgcaaattaacaataacactgttaaaaatatatttacttaaataatattatttataacattgtaattgtattttttacaacaGCAATGCTAAATTAAGAAacgttatttttaactaatataacaaaaatgtatccttaataaaatttaatccgttacaagaaaaattaacatttaatccCACTTCTATCAAGGAGTTAAAAACTACATTTTTGTGAAAAAGTGTATCAAGATACAGTCTTGGAACATGTTGTGAAACGTCTTAGCAAtacactttttaaaaatata
Proteins encoded:
- the LOC125061182 gene encoding guanine nucleotide-binding protein-like 1, with amino-acid sequence MPQARRKTPFSGKAKKQQIQNKKQNKTLLLSSSANTENYDVLAVNYQPNRAQGRGESNRYALKFYRESDAEVKIKKEEALKEIIPVSLKQMEIDPTDFFPSELSFPKRPPWDFDMTPAHLDAQEQRYFREYVSGIQSSPLWKEMSYFELNLETWRQLWRVLEMCDVLLLIVDVRFAGMMFPPSLYEFIVKEEKKDMILVLNKIDLVPPVVVAAWKRFLTAAYPGLRVVYFTSCPGYNLVGASADKAGLLVRRRKGRQRMCAEGATQILEACKDIVQGAVDLSSWEKKIKEETDLEFEEDETEVGESIVQKADASFFRHERFKGGVLTLGCVGQPNVGKSSLMNAIMGKKVVSVSRTPGHTKHFQTIFLTPQIRLCDCPGLVFPSKVPRSIQILMGSYPIAQLREPYTTIRYLAERLDLPRLLRIEHPENDDSWSPRDVCDGWAKKRGYLTAKAARLDTYRAANALLRMALDGKICLWLPPPGFTDDREKLESCEEMKYIKWVQALSGDVVAESLSDSETEKQSESGGEEESESESGEETTSIANKFAALANE